One Acutalibacter muris DNA window includes the following coding sequences:
- a CDS encoding winged helix-turn-helix domain-containing protein, which translates to MEYIDLRKLKSGELKQIRRQVVRLKKMGKTGKEIEELTGVRQSRASEIWTAYKREGDKALEPKKHGFQKGTHLLLTPEEQAEIRETIVTRRPEEFGIPGSLWTLKKVCAYVWKRYRKKISDGSVSDYMRRWGLTCQRPVKRARKQNPSRI; encoded by the coding sequence ATGGAATACATAGATTTACGAAAACTGAAAAGTGGAGAACTCAAGCAGATACGCCGGCAGGTCGTACGCCTCAAAAAGATGGGGAAAACCGGGAAAGAAATAGAGGAATTAACCGGAGTACGGCAGAGTCGCGCCAGCGAAATATGGACGGCATATAAGCGAGAGGGAGACAAAGCGCTGGAACCGAAGAAACACGGATTCCAGAAGGGGACGCATCTGCTTCTGACACCGGAGGAGCAGGCGGAAATACGGGAAACGATTGTTACCCGCCGCCCAGAGGAATTCGGCATTCCTGGGAGTCTGTGGACGCTGAAGAAAGTGTGTGCATACGTCTGGAAAAGGTATCGGAAAAAGATCTCGGACGGCAGTGTGTCGGATTATATGCGGCGCTGGGGCTTGACGTGCCAGCGTCCGGTCAAGCGTGCCCGGAAACAGAATCCTTCCCGTATCTAA
- a CDS encoding helix-turn-helix domain-containing protein, whose amino-acid sequence MFDSKIFGERVRKLRNDEKISQTALGNNLGIGKSAVSMIESGQRSASIEVATQIANYFDVPLDYLLGRGPFACWDKVMKHHDYICKQIVKEEPFWNDFPVPLDKLSERQFMAVVGATLDNIEYKEKDGQEHFTLTFFPLYV is encoded by the coding sequence ATGTTTGATTCTAAAATTTTTGGAGAACGCGTCAGAAAGCTGCGAAATGATGAAAAGATATCGCAAACGGCTTTGGGTAATAATCTTGGAATAGGAAAATCTGCTGTCAGTATGATAGAAAGCGGACAGCGCTCAGCTTCCATCGAGGTTGCAACTCAAATCGCAAATTATTTCGATGTTCCACTGGACTACCTTTTGGGCCGCGGTCCATTTGCCTGTTGGGACAAGGTGATGAAGCACCACGACTATATATGCAAACAAATCGTGAAAGAGGAGCCCTTTTGGAATGATTTTCCTGTCCCATTGGACAAGCTGTCCGAAAGGCAATTTATGGCGGTTGTCGGTGCTACATTGGATAACATTGAGTATAAGGAAAAGGACGGCCAGGAGCATTTTACGCTGACTTTCTTTCCGCTGTATGTGTGA
- a CDS encoding helix-turn-helix domain-containing protein, with amino-acid sequence MDLVIKQERIARGWTQEFVAQQVGVKKPTVSMIETGQRKPSYDVLVKLLDLFEYDDPRLLFAPAQAGSK; translated from the coding sequence ATGGATTTAGTTATAAAACAAGAGCGAATCGCGCGAGGGTGGACGCAAGAGTTTGTTGCTCAGCAGGTAGGCGTGAAAAAGCCAACTGTTTCAATGATTGAGACTGGGCAAAGGAAACCTTCGTATGATGTTCTTGTAAAACTTCTTGATTTATTCGAATATGATGACCCGCGATTGCTGTTTGCACCAGCTCAGGCGGGCAGCAAGTGA
- a CDS encoding GH25 family lysozyme, producing the protein MALKKFGVDISEWNNAVDFGALKRAGVQFVLIRCGFGSDSHDQDDKQFFENVRKAEAAGIPWGAFLYSYALDTDMARSEAQHMLRLLAGRKPAYGVWYDVEDDLQAGADLVSICEVFCKAMEAAGLYVGIYSMVVWLDTILDSPRLDKYDKWVAQVYDVCEYKKPYGIWQYSHTGVIEGKEFDMNYAYKNYPALTSNKKEDDEMTDEKFAELMERYLKRQAQKPASKWAEGNIEKVKAAKVMLGDANGNFRPQSFIPRQEVATALANILDKLPEAKAAGEE; encoded by the coding sequence ATGGCTCTAAAAAAATTCGGCGTTGACATCTCCGAATGGAACAATGCTGTTGACTTCGGCGCTTTGAAGCGCGCGGGGGTCCAGTTTGTACTTATCCGCTGCGGTTTCGGCAGCGATTCCCACGACCAAGATGATAAACAGTTCTTTGAGAACGTGCGCAAGGCCGAAGCTGCCGGTATTCCCTGGGGCGCTTTCCTCTACTCTTACGCCCTGGACACTGATATGGCGAGGAGCGAAGCCCAGCATATGCTCCGGCTGCTGGCCGGCCGCAAGCCTGCCTATGGGGTATGGTACGACGTGGAGGATGATCTGCAGGCCGGTGCGGACCTTGTGAGCATATGCGAGGTTTTCTGCAAGGCCATGGAAGCGGCAGGGCTTTATGTCGGGATCTACTCCATGGTGGTGTGGCTGGACACCATACTTGACAGCCCCAGGCTTGACAAATATGACAAGTGGGTGGCCCAGGTGTATGACGTCTGCGAGTACAAGAAGCCCTACGGCATTTGGCAGTACAGTCATACTGGCGTTATCGAGGGCAAGGAGTTTGATATGAACTATGCTTATAAAAATTATCCGGCGCTGACAAGCAATAAGAAGGAGGACGACGAAATGACAGACGAAAAATTTGCCGAGCTTATGGAGAGATACCTGAAGCGGCAGGCCCAAAAGCCCGCAAGCAAGTGGGCAGAGGGGAATATCGAGAAGGTTAAGGCGGCGAAAGTGATGTTAGGCGACGCAAACGGCAATTTCCGGCCGCAGAGCTTTATCCCTCGGCAGGAGGTGGCGACAGCATTGGCCAATATCTTGGACAAGTTGCCAGAGGCAAAAGCGGCGGGGGAGGAATAA
- a CDS encoding putative immunity protein, whose amino-acid sequence MKSISLEEFKGFRPCWLETAEGARRLEEIGSRKKRWTAMDILDLPEDEVSAEDKIWAVTKAGLIEEQKLHEFACRCAEEALKLVEDPDPRSVAAIEAKRKWLKGEISDEELDAASAAASAAARAAASAAASAAARAAAWDVAWAAASAAASAAARDTAWDAAWDAARDAAWAAARAAARAAASAAAWAAVWDAARDAARAAAWAARDAARAAARDATRKKQVAILRELIID is encoded by the coding sequence ATGAAAAGTATAAGTTTAGAAGAATTCAAGGGTTTTAGACCGTGCTGGTTGGAGACGGCTGAAGGAGCAAGGAGGCTGGAGGAGATAGGGAGCCGAAAGAAGCGGTGGACGGCTATGGATATCCTGGACTTGCCGGAAGACGAAGTAAGCGCGGAGGATAAGATATGGGCAGTAACGAAGGCCGGGCTTATTGAGGAGCAAAAGCTGCATGAGTTTGCTTGCCGGTGCGCGGAGGAAGCGCTGAAGCTAGTGGAGGACCCTGACCCAAGGAGTGTTGCGGCAATAGAAGCAAAGCGGAAATGGCTTAAGGGCGAGATCAGTGATGAGGAGCTTGACGCAGCCAGTGCCGCAGCCAGTGCCGCCGCCAGGGCCGCCGCCAGTGCCGCCGCCAGTGCCGCCGCCAGGGCCGCAGCCTGGGACGTAGCCTGGGCCGCCGCCAGTGCCGCCGCCAGTGCCGCAGCCAGGGACACCGCCTGGGACGCAGCCTGGGACGCCGCCAGGGACGCAGCCTGGGCCGCCGCCAGGGCCGCCGCCAGGGCCGCCGCCAGTGCCGCCGCCTGGGCCGCAGTCTGGGACGCCGCCAGGGACGCAGCCAGGGCCGCAGCCTGGGCCGCCAGGGACGCAGCCAGGGCCGCAGCCAGGGACGCAACTAGAAAAAAGCAGGTTGCCATACTCAGAGAACTGATTATAGACTAA
- a CDS encoding single-stranded DNA-binding protein, which yields MLNTVALMGRLVADPELKTTPSGVSVTSFRIAVDRSYSPREGGERQADFIDIVAWRGTAEFVCKYFQKGQMIALQGRIQTRSYEDKQGNKRMAVEVVAENVHFCGSKRESGSGDTYAAPQRQETPQKESQWVQQALSGEMEGFDSEEDLPF from the coding sequence ATGCTTAACACCGTCGCACTAATGGGCCGCCTGGTAGCCGACCCGGAGCTCAAGACCACCCCCAGCGGTGTAAGCGTTACCAGCTTCCGCATAGCCGTAGACCGCTCCTACAGCCCCCGGGAGGGCGGCGAGCGCCAGGCGGACTTTATTGACATCGTGGCCTGGAGAGGTACCGCTGAGTTTGTGTGCAAATACTTCCAGAAGGGCCAGATGATAGCCCTCCAGGGCCGCATCCAGACCCGCAGCTATGAGGACAAGCAGGGCAATAAGCGCATGGCGGTGGAGGTCGTGGCGGAGAATGTTCACTTCTGCGGGTCAAAAAGGGAGAGCGGGTCAGGCGATACATATGCCGCGCCACAGCGGCAGGAGACCCCTCAGAAGGAGTCTCAGTGGGTGCAGCAGGCGCTTTCGGGGGAGATGGAGGGGTTTGATTCAGAGGAGGATCTACCATTTTGA
- a CDS encoding YodL domain-containing protein — MELHDGADNMSGYMGWYYVTLAVDGKICTHLETGLAHDIASGKVSDAPTREDYFTAGTLKEDQVDYVMNNVGFSSTSDLYSLPLNDDVRERAERTLAEREAQAAPPTVEPTPEGISAELYDLMCAYDPEFMKDYANREDQIGGTIREMQAVGPTSFELVIVGIRDDEQAPAALRERAAALMDAIDRYKELNNTFSIYQIRGGPETRDFRFEPYYRLLATGRTVDPANYDLVYTAPLRDTDTLESIYRQFNTDHPADFTGHSLSVSDVVVLRHGDRQEAHFCDDVGFREVPEFLRENPLRTAELSTEQNENMIDGVLNNAPSPGEVAAKEEAGEPVAEQPPQAEATEQAPVHYYTINEGAARRAKEANSFYDYQPGSATAEYRGMVDKAVEIAQRQKKRVDPEFHDKIDQLLDTYARLLAQNMNRGYEIAARVPSVMIAGPANFPVKKKQKQLAADDKNMEEWRHIQGLLDKIRSIGMGGISADDPNAIEKLQAKLEKLEAQQEMMKAVNAYYRKHKTLEGCPHLSQKSIEAFQSGMAEGGGGSPFLPWQLSNNNAEIRRLKARIEQLTRQRENVFVGWEFDGGTVEINREANRLQIFFEGKPDEATRNILKENSFRWSPKAGAWQRQLNDNTFWVVDRISFLRPLSGEKPSELQAKARQAQQEKPSIRAQLKAAKDGQQPKAPTKDKSQDLEV; from the coding sequence GTGGAGCTGCACGACGGCGCGGACAATATGAGCGGCTACATGGGCTGGTACTATGTGACCCTGGCCGTTGACGGGAAAATCTGTACCCACCTGGAAACGGGGCTGGCCCACGACATCGCCAGCGGCAAGGTGAGCGATGCCCCCACAAGGGAGGATTATTTTACCGCTGGGACGCTGAAAGAAGATCAGGTTGACTATGTAATGAACAATGTGGGCTTTTCCTCTACCTCCGATTTGTACTCCCTGCCCCTCAATGACGATGTGAGGGAGCGGGCGGAACGGACGCTGGCGGAACGGGAGGCCCAAGCCGCCCCGCCCACCGTGGAGCCGACGCCGGAGGGCATTTCCGCCGAGCTGTACGACCTGATGTGCGCCTATGACCCGGAATTTATGAAAGACTACGCCAACCGGGAAGATCAGATTGGCGGGACGATACGGGAAATGCAGGCGGTTGGCCCCACGTCCTTTGAGCTGGTGATCGTGGGCATCCGGGACGATGAACAGGCCCCCGCCGCCCTCCGGGAACGTGCCGCCGCCCTGATGGACGCCATCGACCGCTACAAGGAGCTGAACAACACCTTTTCCATCTATCAGATACGGGGCGGGCCGGAAACACGGGATTTCCGCTTTGAGCCGTACTACCGCCTGCTGGCGACCGGGCGGACGGTTGACCCGGCGAATTATGACCTGGTATATACCGCCCCGCTTCGGGACACCGACACCCTGGAAAGCATCTACCGCCAATTCAACACCGACCACCCCGCCGACTTCACGGGACACAGCCTTTCCGTTTCTGATGTGGTGGTGCTTCGCCACGGCGACCGGCAGGAGGCCCATTTTTGCGATGATGTGGGGTTCCGGGAAGTGCCGGAGTTCTTGCGGGAAAATCCCCTGCGTACCGCCGAGCTGTCCACCGAGCAGAACGAAAACATGATCGACGGTGTTCTGAACAATGCCCCGTCCCCCGGTGAGGTCGCGGCCAAGGAGGAAGCCGGGGAGCCGGTTGCCGAACAGCCGCCGCAGGCCGAGGCCACGGAGCAGGCCCCCGTTCATTATTACACCATCAACGAGGGAGCGGCCCGCCGCGCCAAGGAAGCCAACAGCTTTTACGACTACCAGCCCGGCAGCGCCACGGCGGAGTACCGCGGCATGGTGGACAAGGCAGTGGAGATCGCCCAGCGGCAGAAGAAGCGGGTTGACCCGGAATTTCACGATAAGATAGACCAGCTTCTTGACACCTACGCCCGCCTGCTGGCGCAGAACATGAACAGGGGCTATGAGATCGCCGCCCGCGTCCCCTCCGTGATGATCGCCGGGCCTGCCAATTTTCCTGTGAAGAAAAAACAGAAGCAGCTTGCCGCCGATGATAAAAATATGGAGGAATGGCGGCACATTCAGGGCTTGCTTGACAAAATCCGCAGTATCGGCATGGGCGGCATCAGCGCCGACGACCCCAACGCCATTGAGAAGCTGCAAGCCAAGCTGGAAAAGCTGGAAGCCCAACAGGAAATGATGAAAGCGGTGAACGCCTACTACCGCAAGCACAAGACCCTGGAGGGCTGTCCCCATCTCTCCCAAAAGAGCATTGAGGCGTTTCAGTCCGGCATGGCCGAGGGCGGCGGGGGTAGCCCCTTTTTACCTTGGCAGTTGTCCAATAACAACGCTGAAATCCGCCGCCTGAAAGCACGCATCGAGCAGTTGACCCGCCAGCGGGAAAATGTCTTTGTGGGCTGGGAGTTCGACGGCGGCACGGTGGAGATCAACCGGGAGGCCAACCGCCTGCAAATCTTCTTTGAGGGCAAGCCCGACGAGGCCACCCGGAACATCCTGAAAGAAAACAGCTTCCGTTGGTCGCCCAAGGCCGGGGCGTGGCAGCGGCAGTTGAACGATAACACCTTTTGGGTGGTTGACCGCATTTCGTTCCTGCGGCCCCTCTCCGGCGAGAAGCCCAGCGAATTGCAGGCCAAGGCCCGGCAAGCACAGCAGGAAAAGCCCTCCATCCGGGCGCAGTTGAAAGCGGCCAAGGACGGCCAGCAGCCGAAAGCCCCCACCAAGGATAAATCGCAGGATTTGGAGGTGTGA
- a CDS encoding plasmid mobilization protein produces the protein MANRKRKIVLRVPVTAEEQALIQQKMALLHTANFSAYARKMLIDGYIVNVDTSDIRAQTAEIQKIGVNVNQIARRVNSTGTVYAQDMEDIKGALAEIWRLQRYILSSQR, from the coding sequence ATGGCGAACAGGAAGCGGAAGATCGTGCTGCGTGTCCCGGTGACGGCGGAGGAACAGGCGTTGATACAGCAGAAAATGGCCCTGCTCCATACGGCCAATTTTTCCGCCTATGCCCGGAAGATGCTGATTGACGGCTATATCGTCAACGTGGACACCAGCGACATCCGGGCGCAGACGGCGGAGATACAGAAGATCGGTGTCAATGTCAATCAGATCGCCCGCAGGGTGAACAGCACCGGCACAGTGTACGCGCAGGACATGGAGGACATCAAGGGGGCACTGGCGGAGATATGGCGGTTACAAAGATACATCCTATCAAGTCAACGCTGA
- a CDS encoding helix-turn-helix domain-containing protein, with protein MANIQDCPGFEPFGEDVKAARKKRRLSRQKAAEMAGISTVYLINIENNHIIPALPVIIQLIQIFNLPAAKYFNQLTAGEEHDQRQRISRKVMMCPEEHLLVIEGALDGAIESK; from the coding sequence ATGGCTAACATTCAGGATTGTCCCGGTTTTGAACCCTTTGGGGAGGATGTCAAGGCGGCGAGGAAAAAGCGGCGGCTGTCCAGGCAAAAGGCCGCTGAAATGGCGGGTATCTCAACGGTCTATCTTATCAACATTGAGAATAACCACATCATACCGGCGCTACCAGTCATAATACAGCTCATTCAAATTTTCAATCTTCCCGCCGCAAAGTATTTCAACCAGCTTACCGCAGGGGAGGAACACGACCAGCGCCAGCGCATCAGCCGCAAGGTGATGATGTGTCCAGAAGAACATCTGCTGGTCATTGAGGGAGCATTAGACGGGGCTATCGAAAGCAAATAG
- a CDS encoding response regulator transcription factor — MRLLVVEDDRLLNNTLCYNLSAAGYTVDAAMSKSAAVNFCEVQDYDLIVLDVNLPDGNGFDFCMEIKERRPDTAVIFLTANDMESDMLKGFELGADDYVTKPFPISVFRKKVSALLGRIEKQTGGDCYTDGTLSVNFSELTATLAGEPVIFTPLEYRLLKVLVRNPQIVLTRQALLEKLWDADENFVDEHALTVAISRIRGKIEIDGLQYIKTVYGMGYMWIGGIKK, encoded by the coding sequence ATGAGGCTTTTAGTCGTTGAGGATGACCGCCTTTTGAACAATACCCTTTGCTACAATCTTTCAGCGGCGGGCTACACCGTGGACGCTGCTATGTCAAAATCAGCGGCGGTCAATTTCTGTGAAGTGCAGGACTATGATCTGATCGTGCTGGATGTCAATTTGCCTGATGGAAACGGGTTTGATTTCTGTATGGAAATCAAAGAGCGCCGTCCAGATACCGCCGTGATTTTCCTGACGGCAAACGACATGGAGAGCGATATGCTGAAAGGCTTTGAGTTGGGAGCGGACGATTATGTGACAAAGCCGTTTCCGATCAGCGTATTCCGAAAAAAGGTTTCGGCCCTGCTGGGCCGCATCGAGAAGCAGACAGGCGGCGATTGCTACACAGACGGTACACTATCCGTCAATTTCTCGGAATTGACCGCCACCCTCGCAGGGGAGCCGGTTATCTTTACGCCGTTGGAATACCGCTTGCTAAAGGTGCTGGTAAGAAATCCGCAAATCGTTCTAACCCGGCAGGCACTTCTTGAAAAGCTGTGGGACGCAGACGAAAACTTTGTAGATGAACACGCCCTAACTGTTGCAATCAGCCGCATCCGGGGGAAAATTGAAATAGACGGTCTGCAATATATCAAGACCGTCTATGGCATGGGCTATATGTGGATTGGGGGGATAAAGAAGTGA
- a CDS encoding sensor histidine kinase, whose product MTITAAFLFTRNPAIVWLDLLFILLVFICVVLFVAFLRRKLVLFSDRLCETIDSMLDGASAPPQVYEEENLFYKINHRLVRLYEVMRENRESVAKERADLQELISDISHQVKTPIANLQMVNATLLEQSVTEEKRQEFLQASSGQLDKLDFLMQAMIKTSRLETGVISLDRKVQPIYDTLAAALGGILLNAEKKTIHVSVDCPSDILLAHDKKWTSEALFNILDNAVKYTPEGGTIRVSVQSWELYVKIDIADSGKGIAESRQGMIFKRFYREEEVHDIEGIGIGLYLAREIISMQGGYIKVTSTVGSGSTFSVFLPRG is encoded by the coding sequence ATGACCATTACAGCGGCTTTCCTCTTTACCAGAAATCCGGCTATCGTGTGGCTGGACCTGCTGTTTATCCTGCTGGTGTTCATCTGTGTAGTCCTTTTCGTGGCCTTTCTGCGCCGGAAGCTAGTGTTGTTTTCGGACAGGCTGTGCGAAACAATAGACAGTATGCTGGACGGGGCATCGGCCCCTCCGCAGGTCTATGAGGAAGAAAACCTGTTTTATAAAATCAATCACCGGCTTGTCCGCCTATATGAAGTTATGCGGGAGAACCGGGAGAGTGTAGCAAAAGAGCGGGCCGATTTGCAGGAATTGATCTCCGACATTTCCCATCAAGTAAAAACACCGATTGCAAATCTCCAGATGGTAAATGCCACTTTGCTTGAACAGTCTGTGACAGAAGAAAAACGTCAGGAGTTTTTACAGGCATCCAGCGGCCAGCTTGACAAATTAGACTTTCTTATGCAGGCCATGATAAAGACCTCCCGCTTGGAAACCGGCGTGATCTCGTTGGACAGAAAGGTGCAGCCGATCTACGATACCTTGGCGGCGGCGCTGGGCGGTATTCTGCTGAACGCCGAAAAGAAAACAATTCATGTCAGCGTAGATTGTCCATCCGATATACTGCTGGCCCATGATAAGAAATGGACAAGCGAAGCCCTGTTTAATATTTTGGACAATGCGGTGAAGTACACGCCAGAGGGCGGCACTATTCGGGTGTCCGTCCAAAGCTGGGAGCTGTATGTGAAAATTGACATTGCAGACAGCGGCAAGGGTATAGCGGAGAGCAGACAGGGGATGATTTTCAAACGCTTCTATCGGGAGGAAGAAGTACACGACATTGAGGGCATCGGCATTGGGCTGTACCTGGCCCGTGAGATTATCTCCATGCAGGGCGGCTATATCAAGGTGACTTCAACAGTAGGCAGCGGTTCTACATTTTCTGTGTTTTTGCCTCGCGGATAA
- a CDS encoding ABC transporter ATP-binding protein: MSILQTTDLKKYYGTEPNITKALDGVTLSVEQGEFVAIVGTSGSGKSTLLNMMGGLDVPTSGSVRVKGKALAELNDEQLTIFRRRNIGFIFQNYNLVPVLNVYENIVLPVELDGDTVDQKFMDEVVRLLALGDKLNSMPNNLSGGQQQRVAIARALVSKPAIVLADEPTGNLDSRTSSDVLGLLKVTSNKFHQTLVMITHNNEVAQLADRIIRIEDGRISK; encoded by the coding sequence ATGAGCATTTTGCAAACAACTGATCTCAAAAAATATTACGGCACAGAACCGAACATCACAAAGGCGCTGGACGGCGTGACCCTCTCCGTTGAGCAGGGAGAATTTGTCGCCATTGTCGGAACATCTGGCAGTGGGAAGTCCACTCTGCTGAACATGATGGGCGGTCTGGATGTGCCGACCTCCGGTAGCGTCAGGGTGAAAGGCAAGGCGCTGGCTGAACTGAACGACGAGCAGCTTACCATTTTCCGCAGGCGCAACATCGGCTTTATCTTCCAGAATTACAACCTCGTCCCTGTTCTGAACGTCTATGAAAACATTGTCCTGCCCGTAGAGCTGGACGGCGATACCGTAGATCAGAAATTCATGGATGAAGTCGTGCGCCTGCTGGCCCTGGGGGATAAGCTGAACAGTATGCCCAACAATCTGTCTGGCGGACAGCAGCAGCGTGTCGCCATCGCCCGCGCTCTCGTTTCCAAGCCCGCCATCGTTTTGGCTGACGAGCCGACCGGCAACCTGGACAGCCGGACGAGCAGCGATGTACTGGGGCTTTTGAAAGTCACCAGCAACAAATTCCATCAAACGCTGGTGATGATTACCCACAACAACGAAGTCGCCCAACTTGCCGACCGCATTATCCGCATTGAGGACGGCAGAATTTCCAAATAA